The nucleotide window TCGGCAGCCTCAGGGGCTTCCACGGCTTCCTCGCGGGGCGGCTCGACCCGCGCGGGCTCGGCGCGGACCGGCTCAGGGCGGGCCGGCTCGGCGCGGGCGACTTCCGCCCGGGGGGCTTCGGCCTTCGGCGTCTCTACGCGGGGTGCCTCGACCCTGGGCGCCTCAACTCGGGGCGCTTCGGCGCGGGGTTCCGCACGCTCCTTGGCGATGGCGGGGGAGCCGGTGATGAAGGACGGCAAGCCGAGATCCTGCTCCTCCTCCCGCGGGGCGCGGGGCGCGCGAGGCGCCTCGGCCTCCTCGCTGCGGGGGACGCGGGCGGCGCGCGGCGTGAAGCCCTCGCCGCTCTCGTCGCGGTTGCGGCGGCGGAACTCACGCGGCGCACGATCTTCGCGAGGAGCGCGATCCTCACGGGGCGCCCGATCTTCGCGGGGGGCGCGATCTTCGCGGGCCTCCCGCTGTTCAAGGGGAGCGCGATCGTCGCGCGGTTCGCGCTGCTCACGGAAGTCGCGCTGCTCGCGGGGGGCACGCTGGTCACGCGGTTCGCGCTGCTCGCGGGCCTCGCGCTGCTCCCGGGGCTGGTAGCCTTCGTCGTCGTCGCGGTTGCGGCGGTAATTGCCCTGGCGGTTGTCGCGCTGGCCGCGGTCATCGCCCCGGTTGTCGCGATTGTTGTCCCGGTTGTCCCGGTTCTCACGCGCCTCGCGGGGCTGGTAGGGCTGCTCGCCGCGGTTGAAGGCCGGCTGGGGCGCATCGAGGGCGCCCACGTCGTCGGTATCCTCGTCATCCATCTCGTCGTCGCGGCCGAAGCCGGGCGGGGGGGCGAACTGGCCCTGGAGCGAGGCGATGAGGCGCAGATAATGCTCGGCGTGCTGGAAATAATTCTCAGCGGCCACGTGATCTCCGGACGACTGGGCGTCGCGGGCGAGCTGCTGGTATTTCTCCGCGATGTGGTGCGCCGTTCCACGCACCTTCGTGTCCGGGCCGTTCGATTCGTAGACCCGTGTCAGAGGGTTCGAGCTGCGCCGGTTGCCGTTGTTGTTGTTGCGGCCGCGCATGCGCTGCTTCTGCTGACCATTTCTCATGTGGATCAATCTCTACTCGCCCGGCGTTCACGCCGCCGTCTGCGCCCGGTCGCCATGCGCCGGTGAACTCCGCAACACGCCCGATGGTTGGTCCGGGCGGCGCACGCCAGGATGCGCGCTGTTCCGCTTTCGCAGGCCAAGAACGTCAGCTTCGCGAGCCGCCTGCGCCGGCATTCGCGCTGGTCTGAAAGTGCGATCGTTCGTTAAGTCAGGATCTGTCCGATCATCGAGCCCCGTCCCGTGCCCCCCAGCACGGCCGCCGTTACACGATACGCTGCCGAGCCATCGGACCCGCGCGCGCTCAACACCGTGAAACGATCTCACCGCCGGATGCTGGAATGTGCGCAGCATGCGCGCGCATCATCCCCCCGCATCCATAGCACCCGAAACATCTGCCTGAGATTTCGGAAGCCCGCATCAGCCCCTTGGGCCAACACATCGGTTCGATTCCTGAAAAAGACACTAGCCATTTCCCTCCCAGGTTCCAAGCGGTTTTTTCTCAGCTTGCGCGCTGCTTGCCTTGGGGCGCCGCCATTTGCCGCTACCTGGCCCTACCCGCGGCGGGCGAGGAGGGCCCTGGGGATGCCCGAAAGATCGCGCCGCGCCGGACCTGCCACCTCAAGTCCCGCCGCCGCGACCAGCGCCGCCACGGCCGCTTCCTGTCCCTCGCCCAGCTCCAGCACGGCGATGCCGCCTCGGCGCACGAGGCGCGGCAGGTCGGCGGCGATGGCTTCATAGGCGAGGAGGCCGTCCGCCCCGGCCTCCAACGCGAGATGAGGGTCGTGCAGGCGGACTTCGGCGGGCAGGTCCAGCATGGCCGAAGAGGTGATGTAGGGCGGGTTGGAGACCACGAGGTCGAAGCCGCCGGCCAGCGCCGTTCCCCAGTCGCCGACCATCACATGGGCGCGCGCGGCGAGGCCGTTGCGGGCGAGATTGGCGCGCGCGGTCAAGGCCGCGCCCTCTGAGCGGTCCACGGCGATGCCGGTGGCGTTGGGACACTCCACCAGCAAGGCGGCGAGGATCGCGCCCGTGCCCGTGCCCAGATCGAGGATGGAGAGGGGTGCGGTTCGGTCGGGCAGCGCGGCGAGGGCCGCCTCCACCAGGGTCTCGGTATCGGGGCGGGGCACCAAGGTGTCCGGGGAGAGGTGAAGGTCGAGACTCCAGAACTCCCGCCGGCCGCGAATGCGCGCCACCGGCTCGCCGCCCGCCCGTCGTTTCGTGAAGGCGCGCGCCGTCACCTCCGCCTCGGACGGGACGGGCGCGTCGGCGCGCAGGAGAAGATCGCCCGGCGCGCAGCCGAGCGCCTGCGCCAGCAGCAGGCGGGCGTCGAGGTCCGGCGTCTCCACGCCCGCCGCAGCGAGGGATGCCGCCATCTGCCGGCGCAGAGTGCCGATGGTCAGGGCTTCAGCCACAAGCAGGGCCCTTGCCCACGGCTCAGGCGTCCTCGGCCGCGGCGAGCAAAGCGGCCTGGTGTTCGGTGAGCAGCGGATCGATGATCTCGTCCAGCGCCGTGCCCGCGATCACCTCGTCCAGCTTGTAGAGGGTGAGGTTGATGCGGTGGTCGGTGACGCGGCCTTGGGGGAAATTATAGGTGCGGATGCGCTCGGAGCGGTCGCCGGAGCCCACCTGGCCCTTGCGCTCGGCGGCGCGGCCGGCCTCCTTCTTCTGGCGCTCGTCGTCGAGCAGGCGCGCACGCAGCAGCGCCATGGCGCGGGCCTTGTTGCGGTGCTGGGAGCGCTCGTCCTGCACCGCCACCACCGTGTTGGTGGGAAGGTGGGTGATGCGCACCGCGCTCTCGGTCTTGTTCACATGCTGGCCGCCGGCGCCCTGGGCGCGATACACGTCGATGCGCAGGTCCGCCTCGTTGATGTCCACGTCCACGTCCTCCGCCTCGGGCAGCACGGCGACGGTGGCGGCGGAGGTGTGGATGCGCCCGCTGGTCTCGGTGGCCGGCACGCGCTGGACCCGGTGGACGCCGCTCTCGAACTTCAGGCGCGCATAGGCGCCGCGGCCGTGAAGGGCGGCGACGATTTCCTTGTAGCCGCCCATGGTCCCCTCGCTCTCGGAGAGGATT belongs to Xanthobacter autotrophicus Py2 and includes:
- a CDS encoding hypothetical protein (KEGG: bbt:BBta_7607 hypothetical protein) → MRNGQQKQRMRGRNNNNGNRRSSNPLTRVYESNGPDTKVRGTAHHIAEKYQQLARDAQSSGDHVAAENYFQHAEHYLRLIASLQGQFAPPPGFGRDDEMDDEDTDDVGALDAPQPAFNRGEQPYQPREARENRDNRDNNRDNRGDDRGQRDNRQGNYRRNRDDDEGYQPREQREAREQREPRDQRAPREQRDFREQREPRDDRAPLEQREAREDRAPREDRAPREDRAPREDRAPREFRRRNRDESGEGFTPRAARVPRSEEAEAPRAPRAPREEEQDLGLPSFITGSPAIAKERAEPRAEAPRVEAPRVEAPRVETPKAEAPRAEVARAEPARPEPVRAEPARVEPPREEAVEAPEAAEATEGTDARRGRRRRFRTRAEGTTEQAAGEAPAPEQTALFND
- a CDS encoding modification methylase, HemK family (TIGRFAM: modification methylase, HemK family~PFAM: methyltransferase small~KEGG: nha:Nham_0469 modification methylase, HemK family): MAEALTIGTLRRQMAASLAAAGVETPDLDARLLLAQALGCAPGDLLLRADAPVPSEAEVTARAFTKRRAGGEPVARIRGRREFWSLDLHLSPDTLVPRPDTETLVEAALAALPDRTAPLSILDLGTGTGAILAALLVECPNATGIAVDRSEGAALTARANLARNGLAARAHVMVGDWGTALAGGFDLVVSNPPYITSSAMLDLPAEVRLHDPHLALEAGADGLLAYEAIAADLPRLVRRGGIAVLELGEGQEAAVAALVAAAGLEVAGPARRDLSGIPRALLARRG
- a CDS encoding peptide chain release factor 1 (TIGRFAM: peptide chain release factor 1~PFAM: Class I peptide chain release factor; PCRF domain protein~KEGG: rpa:RPA0606 peptide chain release factor 1); amino-acid sequence: MTALPTAKLDQLVARHAEIEAALSRGAEGEEYVRLGREFSDLSPVVEQVRALKDAERDLEGANELLAESAADPEMREMAEAEVERLQDRIEALATAVRLALLPKDAMDERGIILEVRAGTGGDEAALFAGDLYRMYTRYAAEKGWSVEILSESEGTMGGYKEIVAALHGRGAYARLKFESGVHRVQRVPATETSGRIHTSAATVAVLPEAEDVDVDINEADLRIDVYRAQGAGGQHVNKTESAVRITHLPTNTVVAVQDERSQHRNKARAMALLRARLLDDERQKKEAGRAAERKGQVGSGDRSERIRTYNFPQGRVTDHRINLTLYKLDEVIAGTALDEIIDPLLTEHQAALLAAAEDA